A window from Parambassis ranga chromosome 13, fParRan2.1, whole genome shotgun sequence encodes these proteins:
- the bbc3 gene encoding bcl-2-binding component 3, with product MARAETIESVGETGGGGGGGGGGNPPLPHHNSCGMELPRPLHTWPGLLATTTITTSTGAVGIHHHSHHHLHPLQALYLSYPLSYPHPEGRDESHSHQQFPVSSPSPTPPPSPLCNRRGERIRGTGAPSDFSGEQSDLGMEASSRQGPLPDLLPQNEQPSRASPHHRAPRGGEAVQEMEVRRVANQLRVIGDEFNIIVLRRAHIAPHWQNWRDVCRGLLNFIAQTLSPLYRLT from the exons ATGGCCCGTGCAGAGACCATCGAGAGTGTTGGAGAAactggaggtggtggaggtggaggaggtggaggaaatcctcctcttcctcaccataACTCCTGCGGCATGGAGCTGCCTCGCCCCCTCCACACCTGGCCGGGCCTGCTTGCCACAACCACTATCACCACTAGCACTGGGGCCGTTGGCATACACCACCACAGTCACCACCATCTGCACCCTTTGCAGGCCCTCTACCTGTCGTACCCGCTGTCTTACCCCCACCCAGAGGGCCGGGACGAGTCCCACTCTCACCAGCAGTTTCCTGTGTCATCGCCATCACCGACGCCTCCGCCTTCGCCTCTCTGCAACCGAAGGGGTGAGAGGATCAGGGGCACAGGTGCACCCAGTGACTTCTCAGGAGAGCAGTCAG ATTTGGGCATGGAGGCCTCTAGCAGACagggacctctgcctgacctgCTGCCCCAAAATGAGCAACCATCCAGGGCTTCGCCACACCACCGTGCCcctagaggaggagaggcagtgcAGGAGATGGAGGTCAGAAGAGTGGCCAACCAGCTGAGAGTGATCGGAGATGAATTCAACATCATCGTCCTCCGCAGAGCG cacatCGCCCCCCACTGGCAAAACTGGAGAGATGTCTGCCGAGGACTCCTGAACTTTATCGCCCAGACGCTCAGCCCGCTCTACAGGCTCACGTAG